One Luteimonas sp. MC1825 DNA segment encodes these proteins:
- a CDS encoding GNAT family N-acetyltransferase, translating into MILALRTADADDFAFCESLSRRNMAAYRAVRGVAWDPGRFRGSWAAFENLLILDGLDMVGLLRLLPEGDALGLRDLQVVPGRQGQGIGTWAVRQAQGLAAGRGFRRLQLRVYEENPARALYARLGFAVESVVDGTVHMAWSVLPRGVG; encoded by the coding sequence ATGATCCTTGCCCTGCGCACCGCTGATGCCGATGACTTCGCGTTCTGCGAATCGCTGAGTCGCCGCAACATGGCCGCGTACCGCGCGGTGCGCGGCGTCGCCTGGGACCCGGGGCGCTTCCGCGGCAGCTGGGCGGCCTTTGAGAACCTGTTGATCCTGGACGGGTTGGACATGGTCGGCCTGCTGCGGCTGCTGCCCGAGGGTGACGCGCTCGGGCTGCGCGACCTGCAGGTGGTGCCCGGACGCCAGGGGCAGGGCATCGGCACATGGGCGGTGCGGCAGGCGCAGGGCTTGGCCGCCGGCCGCGGGTTTCGCCGGCTGCAGCTGCGCGTCTACGAGGAGAATCCGGCTCGCGCGTTGTACGCGCGCCTGGGCTTCGCGGTCGAGTCGGTCGTGGACGGCACGGTGCACATGGCGTGGTCTGTGCTGCCGCGTGGCGTGGGGTGA
- a CDS encoding acyltransferase, with the protein MGALRATLVFVLVVINTLVHALPLLAVALVKALLPLRRVRLAANPLLTGAAENWIAVNTALIDLFSGTRFDVVVDAHLQVDGHYLVLANHQSWVDIVVLQKVFNRRIPLLRFFLKRQLFWVPVLGLAWWALDFPFMGRYTRREIARNPELGRRDMEAARRACEKFRDIPVAVMNFVEGTRFTPGKHAAQASPYRHLLKPKSGGVSYVIDAMGGGLHAVLDVTIAYPGGRPTLVDLMGGRVPAINVLVRQREIPADLSGGGSRDDRAVRARFQRWMNGMWDEKDADLQRMLQSPPPGPEAR; encoded by the coding sequence ATGGGCGCGCTGCGCGCGACGCTGGTGTTCGTGCTGGTGGTCATCAACACGCTGGTGCATGCGCTGCCCTTGCTGGCGGTGGCCCTGGTCAAGGCGCTGCTGCCGTTGCGGCGCGTGCGCCTGGCGGCCAACCCGTTGCTGACCGGTGCGGCGGAGAACTGGATCGCGGTCAACACCGCGCTGATCGACCTTTTCAGCGGCACCCGTTTCGACGTGGTGGTCGACGCGCACCTGCAGGTCGACGGGCACTACCTGGTGCTGGCCAACCACCAGAGCTGGGTGGACATCGTGGTGCTGCAGAAGGTGTTCAACCGCCGCATCCCGCTCTTGCGGTTCTTCCTCAAGCGCCAGCTGTTCTGGGTGCCGGTGCTGGGCCTGGCGTGGTGGGCGCTGGATTTCCCGTTCATGGGCCGCTACACGCGCCGCGAGATCGCCAGGAACCCGGAGCTGGGGCGACGTGACATGGAAGCGGCGCGGCGCGCCTGCGAGAAATTCCGCGACATTCCGGTGGCGGTGATGAATTTCGTGGAAGGTACGCGCTTCACGCCTGGAAAACATGCCGCGCAGGCCTCGCCGTACCGGCACCTGCTGAAGCCGAAGTCCGGTGGCGTGTCGTACGTGATCGACGCCATGGGTGGCGGGCTGCATGCCGTGCTCGACGTGACCATCGCCTACCCCGGCGGTCGCCCGACGCTGGTGGACCTGATGGGGGGACGCGTCCCCGCGATCAACGTGCTGGTGCGGCAGCGTGAGATCCCCGCCGACCTGTCCGGTGGCGGCTCGCGCGATGACCGCGCCGTGCGCGCCCGATTCCAGCGATGGATGAACGGCATGTGGGACGAGAAGGATGCCGACCTGCAGCGCATGCTGCAGTCGCCGCCGCCAGGCCCCGAGGCGCGCTGA
- a CDS encoding diguanylate cyclase, giving the protein MSRFHSVALVLLALVGTPALAVDSAEAAVAEIERLAVAAHWRDAEAKIAALASRPGALTATQRQRVEYVRLRNLALAGEQSVALDGLSELLRRELPASLRVRVYTTAVSIAANLENWTAAFALLGEGLPYLSQAPAEAPGLLGAASYLHTLVGEHAKARELALNALAAVESGTDPRAVCMAVTDVAIVEDHAGNIEESTAWRHRQIEACTRAGDVVFIANGKYGVGKMLARQGRHAEALDWSRQALADFEAAGFAAGAWSARLGVAEGLIEANRGLGEAEALLGDTLDYYSAQEAHLAIAETEGLTARLAERRGDAAQALAHYRRSMDASKAAERDARERRLAFLQVEFDTRLKEQQIALLEAEKELAALQVTATQRRQWLLAGGMAGLLVTAILLFGLLRRSMRERRRYRWQSEHDGLTRLYNYQQVRKLGAKAFARARGDGRPFTAIVADIDMFKQVNDRYGHAAGDEALRSLGAWITDIVGTQGIAGRSGGDEFTILLEADAAAAEALMGQLRGRIEPITVFGQRFEFKVSAGICQDDGETASLEQLIHRADRALYRAKHDGRDRVVLAGTAAVAGARAAAGSLVVVGSGIQFGRHASERCLSEIREAEVVFCLVDPFALGMIQRFRPDAINLGAHYAPGKDRRQTYREIDAAIMAEVDAGRHVCAVFYGHPGVFADVPHLVLDKARARGIAARMEPGISAEACLYADLGIDPGKRGVQSMEATHFMVYDRQPDSAGLVLLWQVALSGDLSCRRLHAERDGLQALVDKLLRWYPADHDVILYEAAQLPIASPRIERLALQDLPAARYEEYTTLVIPALGELREDPLRAVG; this is encoded by the coding sequence ATGAGCCGGTTCCATTCCGTCGCGCTGGTGCTGCTGGCGCTGGTCGGCACGCCGGCGCTGGCCGTCGACAGCGCCGAGGCCGCGGTGGCCGAGATCGAGCGCCTGGCCGTGGCCGCGCACTGGCGCGACGCCGAAGCGAAGATCGCCGCCCTCGCCAGCCGCCCGGGGGCGTTGACCGCGACGCAGCGTCAGCGTGTTGAATACGTGCGCCTGCGCAACCTGGCCCTGGCTGGCGAGCAGTCCGTCGCGCTGGACGGGCTGTCGGAACTGCTGCGCCGCGAGCTCCCCGCATCGCTGCGCGTGCGTGTGTACACGACCGCCGTTAGCATCGCCGCCAACCTCGAGAACTGGACGGCGGCGTTCGCGCTGCTCGGCGAGGGACTGCCGTACCTGTCGCAGGCGCCGGCCGAAGCCCCGGGCCTGCTTGGTGCGGCGAGCTACCTGCACACGCTGGTCGGCGAACACGCCAAGGCACGCGAGCTCGCGCTCAATGCGCTTGCCGCGGTCGAATCCGGCACCGACCCCAGGGCGGTGTGCATGGCCGTGACCGACGTGGCCATCGTCGAGGACCACGCCGGCAACATCGAGGAGTCGACGGCCTGGCGGCACCGCCAGATCGAGGCCTGCACGCGCGCCGGCGACGTGGTGTTCATCGCCAACGGCAAATACGGCGTGGGCAAGATGCTGGCCCGCCAGGGGCGCCATGCCGAGGCCCTGGATTGGTCACGCCAGGCGCTGGCGGACTTCGAGGCCGCCGGTTTCGCGGCCGGTGCCTGGAGCGCGCGACTGGGCGTGGCCGAAGGCCTGATCGAAGCCAACCGCGGACTCGGCGAGGCGGAGGCGCTGCTGGGCGACACGCTCGACTACTACAGCGCGCAGGAGGCGCATCTCGCGATCGCCGAGACCGAGGGCCTGACCGCCCGGCTGGCCGAGCGGCGGGGCGACGCGGCCCAGGCACTGGCGCATTACAGGCGGTCCATGGATGCCTCCAAGGCGGCCGAGCGCGATGCCCGCGAGCGACGGCTGGCCTTCCTGCAGGTCGAGTTCGACACACGGCTGAAGGAGCAGCAGATCGCGCTGCTCGAAGCGGAGAAGGAACTCGCCGCGCTGCAGGTCACCGCCACCCAGCGCCGCCAGTGGCTGCTCGCGGGCGGCATGGCCGGGTTGCTGGTTACCGCGATCCTGCTGTTCGGCCTGCTGCGCCGCTCGATGCGCGAGCGCCGCCGTTACCGCTGGCAGTCCGAGCACGACGGACTCACGCGGCTGTACAACTATCAACAGGTACGCAAGCTCGGCGCCAAGGCGTTCGCGCGTGCGCGCGGCGATGGCCGGCCGTTCACCGCGATCGTCGCCGACATCGACATGTTCAAGCAGGTCAACGACCGCTACGGCCACGCCGCCGGCGACGAGGCGCTGCGCTCGCTGGGCGCGTGGATCACCGACATCGTCGGCACGCAGGGCATTGCCGGGCGCAGCGGCGGCGACGAGTTCACCATCCTGCTCGAGGCGGATGCCGCCGCCGCCGAAGCGCTCATGGGGCAGCTGCGTGGCCGCATCGAGCCGATCACCGTGTTCGGGCAGCGCTTCGAGTTCAAGGTCAGTGCCGGCATCTGCCAGGACGATGGCGAGACCGCCTCGCTGGAGCAGCTGATCCATCGCGCCGACCGCGCGCTGTACCGCGCCAAGCACGACGGACGGGATCGCGTGGTGCTGGCCGGCACGGCGGCCGTCGCAGGCGCGCGGGCCGCGGCCGGGAGCCTGGTGGTGGTGGGCAGCGGCATCCAGTTCGGTCGCCATGCCAGCGAACGTTGCCTGTCGGAAATCCGCGAGGCCGAAGTCGTGTTCTGCCTGGTGGACCCGTTTGCGCTGGGCATGATCCAGCGCTTCCGGCCGGATGCGATCAACCTCGGTGCGCATTACGCGCCGGGCAAGGACCGGCGCCAGACCTACCGCGAGATCGACGCGGCGATCATGGCCGAGGTCGACGCGGGCAGGCACGTATGCGCGGTGTTCTACGGGCACCCGGGCGTGTTTGCCGACGTGCCGCACCTGGTGCTGGACAAGGCGCGCGCCAGGGGCATCGCGGCGCGCATGGAGCCGGGCATTTCGGCGGAGGCTTGCCTGTACGCCGACCTCGGCATCGACCCCGGCAAGCGCGGCGTGCAGTCGATGGAAGCCACGCATTTCATGGTCTACGACCGCCAGCCCGACAGCGCGGGCCTGGTGCTGCTGTGGCAGGTGGCGTTGTCCGGCGACCTGTCGTGCCGCCGCCTGCACGCCGAGCGCGACGGTCTGCAGGCGCTGGTCGACAAGCTGCTGCGCTGGTACCCGGCGGATCACGACGTGATCCTGTACGAGGCGGCGCAACTGCCGATCGCCTCACCGCGCATCGAGCGCCTGGCGCTGCAGGACCTGCCGGCGGCGCGCTACGAGGAATACACCACCCTGGTCATCCCGGCCCTGGGCGAGCTGCGCGAGGATCCGCTGCGGGCGGTGGGCTGA
- a CDS encoding M20/M25/M40 family metallo-hydrolase: MLKRCAMLFCLGTSGLSVAAEPVDLDMVSRIRQEAFHNSQVMATFSHLTEAIGPRLTNSPQMAEANAWTRGKFNEWGLANVRDEAFDGFGRGWEFSHASVQMLGPRTQPLHALPKAWTPGTDGPVEGEAMVVTIKTREDLEKYKGRLAGKILLLSEAREYVRGEKADSHRHDDAGLAELQAFSVPKDEKDSRAKRAKEYTDRTELARATNAFFASEGALAALSISGWDNGIIRVGGGGSRKAGESAGIPELAMAAEHYNPLVRAVERGQAVKLRVNVGARFTDEADQPGYNTLAEIPGRGGKSGEIVMLGAHMDSWHTGTGAADNAAGVAVMMEAMRILKAVGARPDRTIRVALWSGEEQGLVGSQSHVARHFAAYPEPVDPAQQALPGSLREPTGPLEKKRDYERFSAYFNMDNGSGRFRGIYAQENLAAVPIFQAWLAPFHDVGATTVATRNTGSTDHIPFDRVGLPGFQFIQDRLDYFTNVHHSHLDTWDHVEPEDLKQAAAIVASFVYHAATREERMPRKPVLERD, encoded by the coding sequence ATGTTGAAGCGTTGCGCGATGCTGTTCTGCCTGGGTACCAGCGGCCTGTCGGTGGCCGCAGAGCCGGTCGACCTGGACATGGTCAGCCGCATCCGCCAGGAGGCGTTCCACAACTCGCAGGTGATGGCGACCTTCAGCCACCTCACCGAGGCCATCGGCCCGCGCCTTACAAATTCACCGCAGATGGCCGAGGCCAACGCCTGGACGCGCGGCAAATTCAACGAGTGGGGCCTGGCCAACGTGCGTGACGAGGCCTTTGACGGCTTCGGTCGCGGCTGGGAGTTCAGCCACGCCAGCGTGCAGATGCTCGGCCCGCGCACCCAGCCGCTGCACGCGCTGCCCAAGGCCTGGACGCCCGGCACCGACGGCCCGGTGGAGGGCGAGGCGATGGTCGTCACCATCAAGACGCGCGAGGACCTGGAGAAGTACAAGGGCAGGCTGGCCGGCAAGATCCTGCTGCTGAGCGAAGCGCGCGAGTACGTGCGCGGCGAAAAGGCCGACTCGCACCGCCACGACGATGCCGGCCTGGCCGAACTGCAGGCGTTCTCCGTGCCCAAGGACGAGAAGGACAGCCGCGCCAAGCGCGCGAAGGAATACACCGACCGCACCGAACTGGCCAGGGCCACCAACGCGTTCTTCGCCAGCGAAGGCGCACTGGCCGCGCTCAGCATCAGCGGCTGGGACAACGGCATCATCCGCGTCGGCGGCGGCGGCTCGCGCAAGGCCGGCGAATCGGCGGGCATCCCGGAACTGGCCATGGCGGCCGAGCACTACAACCCGCTGGTGCGCGCCGTCGAGCGCGGCCAGGCGGTGAAACTGCGCGTCAACGTGGGCGCCCGCTTCACCGACGAAGCCGACCAGCCCGGCTACAACACGCTGGCCGAGATCCCCGGGCGCGGTGGCAAGTCCGGCGAGATCGTCATGCTCGGCGCGCACATGGACTCATGGCATACCGGCACCGGCGCGGCCGACAACGCCGCGGGCGTCGCGGTGATGATGGAAGCCATGCGCATCCTCAAGGCGGTGGGCGCGCGACCCGACCGCACCATCCGCGTGGCGCTGTGGAGCGGCGAGGAACAGGGCCTGGTCGGTTCGCAGTCGCACGTGGCGCGCCACTTCGCCGCGTATCCGGAGCCCGTCGATCCGGCGCAGCAGGCGCTGCCCGGCTCGCTGCGCGAACCCACCGGTCCGCTCGAGAAGAAGCGCGACTACGAGCGCTTCTCGGCGTACTTCAACATGGACAACGGCTCGGGCCGCTTCCGTGGCATCTACGCGCAGGAGAACCTGGCCGCGGTGCCGATCTTCCAGGCCTGGCTGGCGCCGTTCCACGACGTGGGCGCGACCACCGTGGCCACGCGCAACACCGGCAGCACCGACCACATTCCCTTCGACCGCGTCGGGCTGCCCGGCTTCCAGTTCATCCAGGACCGGCTGGACTACTTCACCAACGTCCACCACAGCCACCTCGACACCTGGGACCACGTGGAGCCCGAAGACCTCAAGCAGGCCGCGGCCATCGTCGCCTCGTTCGTCTACCACGCGGCCACGCGCGAGGAGCGCATGCCGCGCAAGCCGGTGCTGGAACGCGACTGA
- the crcB gene encoding fluoride efflux transporter CrcB, which translates to MQGILLVGFGGFLGAIARYKLGGLVLHLTAQERFPYSTFAVNVFGCLVVGILARLAERHDAFGPDARLFLFTGLLGGFTTFSAFGLEAMYLVRRGELATAALYAGGSVVLGIAAVWLGLRLVDLVSR; encoded by the coding sequence ATGCAAGGCATCCTGCTCGTCGGCTTCGGCGGCTTTCTCGGCGCGATTGCGCGCTACAAGCTTGGCGGGCTGGTCCTGCACCTGACCGCGCAAGAGCGGTTTCCGTACAGCACCTTCGCGGTGAACGTGTTCGGTTGCCTGGTGGTGGGCATCCTCGCCAGGCTCGCGGAGCGGCACGATGCGTTCGGGCCGGACGCGCGGCTGTTCCTGTTCACCGGGCTGCTGGGCGGCTTCACCACGTTCTCGGCATTCGGCCTGGAGGCGATGTACCTGGTCCGCCGCGGCGAGCTGGCCACCGCCGCGCTGTATGCCGGCGGCAGCGTGGTGCTGGGCATTGCGGCGGTGTGGCTGGGGCTCAGGCTGGTGGACCTAGTCTCGCGTTGA
- a CDS encoding DUF1801 domain-containing protein, with protein sequence MSENKTKPTDSSVSTFLDAVEDDQRREDCQALLAMMARITGKPAAMWGPSIVGFDSYHYRYASGREGDMAVTGFSPRKHDISVYLTASGPDQAGLLARLGRHKMGKSCLSIRRLSDVDPEVLEKLVADSVAAVKRLPV encoded by the coding sequence ATGAGCGAAAACAAGACCAAGCCAACCGACTCAAGCGTCTCCACGTTCCTTGACGCCGTCGAAGACGACCAGCGCCGTGAGGACTGCCAGGCGCTCCTCGCCATGATGGCCAGGATCACCGGCAAGCCGGCGGCCATGTGGGGCCCAAGCATCGTCGGCTTCGACAGCTATCACTACAGGTACGCGAGCGGCCGCGAGGGCGACATGGCGGTCACCGGGTTCTCGCCGCGCAAGCACGACATCAGCGTGTACCTCACGGCCAGCGGCCCCGACCAGGCCGGGCTGCTGGCGCGGCTCGGTCGCCACAAGATGGGCAAGTCGTGCCTGTCCATCCGCAGGCTCTCCGACGTGGATCCCGAGGTGCTGGAAAAGCTGGTCGCGGATTCCGTGGCGGCGGTCAAGCGGCTTCCCGTCTAG
- a CDS encoding histone deacetylase family protein has translation MQIVHSPLHLRHDGGMELHRGALVPCYEMPARAEYIREALVEAGHALVVPRDFDPEALLAVHDADFVAFLRTAHARWREDGRDGFMLPSGFPARGLRRDRVPSGISGAMGYYAFDAGTPIVEGTWDAAFAAAQCAMTAAALVAEGERSAYALCRPPGHHAGRSVYGGYCFLNNAALAAQQLRERGFGKVALFDVDYHHGNGTQDIFWERDDVLFVSIHGTPETEYPYFLGYADERGAGAGEGFTLNLPLPRGTGWDTYDAALDTALQRIADFGADALVVSLGVDIYEGDPISAFKLGAERFPQLGARLASLGLPTVLVQEGGYAVREIGTNVAGVLGAFGACR, from the coding sequence ATGCAGATCGTCCACTCGCCCTTGCACCTGCGCCACGACGGTGGCATGGAGCTCCATCGCGGTGCGCTGGTGCCCTGCTACGAAATGCCGGCGCGCGCCGAGTACATCCGCGAGGCGCTGGTGGAGGCGGGGCATGCGCTCGTGGTGCCGCGGGACTTCGACCCGGAGGCGTTGCTGGCGGTGCACGATGCGGACTTCGTCGCGTTCCTGCGCACCGCGCATGCGCGCTGGCGCGAGGACGGGCGCGACGGTTTCATGTTGCCCAGCGGCTTTCCCGCGCGCGGGCTGCGCCGCGATCGCGTGCCGTCCGGCATCAGCGGCGCGATGGGCTATTACGCATTCGATGCCGGCACGCCGATCGTGGAAGGCACCTGGGATGCGGCGTTCGCGGCGGCGCAGTGCGCGATGACCGCCGCCGCGCTGGTCGCCGAGGGTGAGCGATCCGCGTACGCGTTGTGCCGCCCGCCGGGTCACCACGCCGGCCGCAGCGTGTACGGCGGGTACTGCTTCCTCAACAACGCCGCGCTCGCCGCGCAGCAGCTGCGTGAGCGCGGCTTCGGCAAGGTGGCCCTGTTCGACGTCGACTACCACCACGGCAATGGCACCCAGGACATCTTCTGGGAGCGCGACGACGTGCTGTTCGTGTCCATCCATGGCACGCCGGAGACGGAATACCCGTATTTCCTGGGCTACGCCGACGAGCGCGGCGCGGGCGCGGGCGAAGGCTTCACCCTCAACCTCCCACTGCCGCGCGGCACCGGCTGGGACACGTACGACGCGGCGCTCGACACCGCGCTGCAGCGGATCGCGGACTTCGGAGCCGACGCGCTGGTGGTCTCGCTGGGCGTGGACATCTACGAGGGCGATCCGATCAGCGCGTTCAAGCTCGGCGCGGAGCGGTTCCCGCAACTGGGCGCGCGGCTGGCTTCGCTCGGCCTGCCAACCGTGCTGGTGCAGGAGGGCGGCTACGCTGTGCGCGAGATCGGGACCAACGTCGCCGGCGTGCTCGGTGCGTTCGGAGCGTGCCGCTGA
- a CDS encoding DUF4755 domain-containing protein, with the protein MIKMVVGALLFVSPFFGVPFGGLLSFLGLGLLLWGIVGLARKNSSKPSFGEGFKYSFSYGRTGIAVCPEKRLVKLREKSLIKEYPFEMIRSWESNIQSGGMAVHGGSSLAGASNVGAANLGRSIANRRASGFFVYTKDIDNTTWRVEMFQKKEQAKWMEILQQCVNEG; encoded by the coding sequence ATGATCAAGATGGTTGTGGGCGCGCTGCTTTTCGTTTCGCCGTTCTTTGGAGTTCCATTCGGAGGCCTTCTTTCATTTCTGGGTCTTGGGCTTCTGCTTTGGGGCATCGTCGGGCTGGCCAGGAAGAATTCCTCCAAACCAAGCTTCGGCGAAGGGTTCAAGTACTCCTTCTCGTACGGAAGAACGGGCATCGCGGTCTGTCCAGAGAAGCGCTTGGTAAAGCTCAGAGAGAAATCTCTGATCAAAGAGTATCCGTTTGAAATGATTCGCTCCTGGGAATCGAATATTCAGTCAGGCGGCATGGCCGTTCATGGCGGATCGAGTCTTGCCGGCGCGTCGAATGTTGGCGCCGCCAATCTCGGGCGAAGCATCGCAAACAGGCGGGCAAGTGGCTTCTTTGTTTACACAAAGGATATCGACAACACGACATGGCGCGTTGAGATGTTCCAGAAGAAAGAACAGGCGAAATGGATGGAAATACTTCAGCAGTGCGTCAACGAAGGCTGA
- a CDS encoding UPF0149 family protein, with amino-acid sequence MSTPTTPAYLDDDQIERLAALLDQRAVPFKGFNLEALDGFLSALVVGPSAVPVDEWQPVVWGGKPRRWESPDEAAQVQALLMGHWNMCSARVRYGDDDLPDHLAPLLWLPEDPELTGEEALREDELDVGHDWALGFFAAVGLREEQWDKWLDDNAWMDDIFDMLDRLASGEVLDTEDPSAPATPISYRERLEIIVGLPGMLADLNHHRVEALTPREPIRREATPERNAPCPCGSGKKYKKCCGSSINP; translated from the coding sequence ATGTCCACTCCGACCACCCCCGCCTACCTCGACGACGACCAGATCGAACGCCTTGCCGCCCTGCTTGACCAGCGCGCGGTGCCGTTCAAGGGCTTCAACCTGGAGGCGCTCGACGGATTTCTCTCGGCGTTGGTGGTGGGGCCCTCGGCGGTGCCCGTGGACGAATGGCAGCCGGTGGTCTGGGGCGGCAAGCCGCGGCGCTGGGAGTCACCCGACGAGGCGGCCCAGGTGCAGGCCCTGCTGATGGGCCACTGGAACATGTGCAGCGCGCGCGTGCGCTACGGCGACGACGACCTGCCCGACCACCTCGCCCCGCTGCTGTGGCTGCCCGAGGATCCGGAACTGACCGGCGAAGAGGCCCTGCGCGAGGACGAACTCGATGTCGGCCACGACTGGGCATTGGGATTCTTCGCCGCGGTCGGCCTGCGCGAGGAGCAGTGGGACAAATGGCTCGACGACAACGCGTGGATGGACGACATCTTCGACATGCTCGACCGGCTCGCCAGCGGCGAAGTGCTCGACACCGAAGATCCGTCCGCGCCGGCGACCCCCATCAGCTACCGCGAGCGCCTGGAGATCATCGTCGGGCTACCGGGCATGCTGGCCGACCTCAACCACCACCGCGTGGAAGCATTGACCCCGCGCGAACCGATCCGCCGCGAAGCCACGCCCGAGCGCAACGCGCCCTGCCCTTGCGGCAGCGGAAAGAAGTACAAGAAGTGCTGCGGGAGTTCGATCAACCCGTAG
- the chrA gene encoding chromate efflux transporter, whose amino-acid sequence MTAHEHSRPVGHRSPGRLREVFLAFLRLGLTAFGGPLAHLGYMREEFVQRRRWLDDAAFAQLLAVCQFLPGPASSQMGFAIGLLRGGWGGALAAFVAFTLPSALLLFAFAALAPHLADGPGQAAMHGLKLVAVAVVAHALLGMARKLAPDVTRVLIAVAAGLLVALAGTAWMQLLAIALGGALGLWLCRGLPPAAAMARVPLPHGTRGAAVFAALFLLGLGAALLLPADGAPGAANLAAAFYQAGALVFGGGHVVLPLLQQTVVESGWVGLDTFLAGYGAAQAVPGPMFSLAAFLGAEVPLGLPAAVGATVALLAVFLPGFLLLLAVLPLWARVAPRPRVTHAVAGINAAVVGLLAAALYDPVLASGIRGPADLAIAALGFLLLAVARVSALWVVLWCVAASMALGALG is encoded by the coding sequence ATGACTGCCCATGAGCACTCCCGACCAGTCGGCCACCGTTCTCCGGGACGCCTGCGCGAGGTGTTCCTGGCCTTTCTGCGGCTGGGCCTGACCGCCTTCGGCGGCCCGCTCGCGCATCTGGGATACATGCGCGAGGAGTTCGTGCAGCGGCGCCGCTGGCTGGACGATGCCGCGTTCGCGCAGCTGCTCGCGGTCTGCCAGTTCCTGCCGGGGCCGGCGAGCAGCCAGATGGGCTTCGCGATCGGCCTGTTGCGCGGCGGCTGGGGTGGCGCGCTGGCTGCGTTTGTCGCGTTCACGCTGCCCTCCGCGCTGCTGCTGTTCGCGTTCGCCGCGCTGGCGCCGCACCTGGCCGACGGTCCTGGCCAGGCGGCCATGCACGGACTGAAGCTGGTGGCAGTGGCGGTGGTGGCGCACGCGTTGCTGGGCATGGCGCGAAAGCTCGCACCCGACGTGACGCGTGTGCTGATCGCCGTCGCCGCAGGCCTGCTCGTGGCGCTGGCCGGCACGGCCTGGATGCAGCTGCTGGCCATCGCGCTGGGTGGCGCGCTGGGGTTGTGGCTCTGCCGCGGACTGCCGCCGGCAGCGGCCATGGCGCGCGTACCGCTGCCGCACGGCACGCGTGGTGCCGCGGTGTTCGCAGCGCTGTTCCTGCTCGGACTGGGCGCCGCGCTGCTTCTGCCGGCGGACGGCGCACCGGGCGCCGCCAACCTCGCCGCCGCGTTCTACCAGGCCGGCGCGCTGGTGTTCGGCGGCGGACACGTGGTACTGCCGCTCCTGCAACAGACGGTGGTCGAGAGCGGTTGGGTCGGCCTCGACACCTTCCTTGCCGGCTACGGCGCCGCCCAGGCGGTTCCGGGCCCGATGTTCTCGCTGGCTGCCTTCCTTGGTGCCGAAGTACCGCTGGGCCTGCCGGCGGCGGTGGGCGCGACGGTCGCGCTGCTGGCGGTGTTCCTGCCCGGCTTCCTGCTGCTGCTCGCGGTGCTGCCGCTATGGGCGCGCGTGGCGCCGCGGCCACGCGTGACCCACGCGGTGGCCGGCATCAATGCCGCGGTGGTGGGGCTGCTGGCCGCGGCGCTGTACGACCCCGTGCTGGCGTCCGGCATCCGCGGACCGGCGGATCTCGCCATTGCCGCGCTGGGATTCCTTCTGCTGGCGGTCGCACGGGTGTCGGCACTGTGGGTGGTGCTCTGGTGCGTGGCGGCATCCATGGCCCTGGGCGCACTGGGGTAG